TCGGATTGTCGCTGGACACGGGCGAGTCCGGGCGGGGCATGTCCAGCGGGCTGCTTTTGTCCGCCGCCCTGAATAAAAATCCCTATCAGCCGCCGGAACCGCCGGACGGGCCCCCCTTGGTGTTGCAGCCGCCGTTTTTGCTGGCGCATGATTCCAGCCGGACGGCCCCCCTGTCCATGGCCAATGAATATTTTACCGTGCAGATGGCGTTTCCTTTGTCGAATCCGGCTGGCACCCGGTACCAGGTGTCCACGGATGTGACCGCCCGGCATGGCGGCTATACAACCCCTGGGGATATTCAGATGTGGTCATGGATGGATGTTTACGATTCATCCACGGGCGATTATTGGAATAACGATTATTGCCAGAGCTCCCTGGCGAGCGTCTATGATTATGATTTGCAATATTTTTCCCCGGCCTTGGATGTTTCGAGGCATGCCGGGATCGCCGTGTTTTTTGAGCATTATCTGTTTTATGACCGGGGTTATTATCAGATTCCCCGATGGTTCAAGGCCCGCGCCGTTTATACGGATGACCAAGGGGTGGAGCATGTCTCGGCGGAGGCGTCGCTGGCCCCGGGATTTTTATTCGATTTGCAGGAATGGGGTTATATTCAGGCCACCGGCGCTTCTTTTACCCGACACACTCCGGTTGTTGAGTTTCCGCCGGACTGGCATGGGATGGATGATTCTGTTTATGCATATTGGGAGGCTTGCTCTTGGTGGGGGGATTATATCGGCGAATGGGATTTGCATCTCGCATTGAATGGTGTTTTAATGCTTGAGGATTCGGTTGATCTGGCCGGACCCTGGCCTTATAATCTGGGAGGTGTGAATGGCATCATTTACCGTTATTTGTATGGCGAGGGGCGGGAAACGGAGGAGGAAGCCTTGGTTTATGCGGCCCGGCGCGCCGCGGCGCATGAGATTGAGGGAGGGGGGCGGTATGTGGATCTTGTCATGGAAGCGTGGGGAACCCCCAATGCACATACCCCCCAGGGGGCGGTTTTTGTGGCGCATTCGACGTATGGCTACCATCTGCGGGTTCCATTGGTGCCGGAAAAGCCGCCGGTTCCCCATCCGGTTTTGGACCAGCATAATCCTTACAAGGATATTGTGATTGGCGTCGATGATTACGAGGCGATCTCGGGTGTGAATCTGGGCGTGGCGCTGGCGGTGCATCCCGCCGGCCCGGAGTCCGGGGTGGATGCGTATTCGGGGGTTTTTAACGCCGCGGTGTCTTCGCATGCCTTTGACGGCGGTCCTTGCGGGTCGGTTTATAATTCGACTGCATCCGGCGGATTTACGGGGTTGCAGGATTTTTAGCGGATTCCGTTCTGAAAAATCGCATTCGGATAAACCTGCCTATCGATCGAAGACGCGCTGCATAAAGCAGCGGTAGTAAAGGCGAGGGAATACGGGTTTGACCTAAGTGAATACGTTTCCAGGTTAATACACTCAGACCTTGGTTCTACTTTGTTAGCGTCCTTCCGGATGGGTAATACAGCCACGCGCCCCGGGAGCCGCGCTCCTGACGTCAGGACTGACGTATTTAAACAGGGCCAACGGGGCATCCAAGCCGTTGTAGCGTGATGCCGGCACGCCGGCGTCCAATGATTCCTGCTGTGAATCGTTGCAAACGCAGAAGGAGCGGCCGGTTTGCAGGGAAATGAGCAACAAACAAAAGGCCCCCGGAGTTCCGGGGGCCTTGGTGGATGTTTTTCAGTCGGGGTTGGTTATAATCAACCGCGGGCTTTAACCAGACCGAGTTCCTTCTTGACGTTCTGGACGCTCGGAAGCGAGATGCCCAGCTCCTTGGCGATCGCAGCGCCGGTCTTGCCGGCCTCGACCGCGGCTTTCACCTGGGCCTTGAGCTCGGGCGTGATGCGCGCGCGCTTGCCACGCTTCTTGCCGGCAGCCTTGGGAGCTTTTTCAGCCTTGGGGGCGGCGGGAGCGGCGGCGGCCTTCTCGACCTTGGCAACCTTCGCTGCCTTGGCCGGGCGACCGGGCTTGCGGCCGGGGCGCGGGGCGTCAGCGGCATATTTGAGAGCCTTGATGAAGGACTCGAGATCCGAGAAGCCAAATTCCGAGTGGAGGCTCGAAAGCTTCTGCTTGATCTCTTTTTCAAGAGAGCTTTCGAGCTCGGCCACCTTGGCCTTGGCTACTTCCAGTTGTTTGATTACTTCAATGGCCATACAGAATCTAAAAGATATGGCATTTTCCAATATGCAAGCACTAAACAAACAAATTCATTCTGTCATGTGGAATTATACATGATCACATATTGAAAGAAGCGCCTGCCCCGGCGCAGGCGGCTCCCGCGGGATGGTTAAGGAGGCAATCCTTTGGTCGCGGCAGGTTGGATTGTCCCCCGTAAAGAAAAGCATCCGGGCGGCAGGAAGAGCAAAGTTTGGCCTTCATGGGAGGAGTTTTTCCGTATTTTTTTGCCCCGGGTGAAATTATTTTCGTTTGGAGGTTTTGGTTTCCCCGCAGGGAGGGGAAATTTCGGGATTGGGAAAAAAAGATCAGAAGAGGTCGCATGAGTCTGAATTTCCTTCCTCTTCTGACCGGCCAGGCGTTTCGTCCCGACGTGGCGGATGTGGCGGTGCCGTTTGCCGCGCGTTTGAAAGGCCGGCGGGTGGCCGGTGTGAGCGGCTTGTTGGGCCATGAGTCCGCGCGTTTTTTGAAACTGGCGGTGATTGAGGTTTCCAAGGCCGGCCGGGTGGCGGTGGGGGAGCCGGAGTATGCGGCGGTGTCCGGGGTGGAGTCGCAGGCGCGGGTGCTGGCGGATTTTGCCCAAAGCCACAAGCTGCGCCATGCGGCGGTGATTTTGACGGAAGGTTTGCTGACCCGCCCCACCCTGAAGGTTCCGCCGGAGGCCGGAGGGGAGGAGGCGTTGTTTTTATTGCGGGACAATCCCGGGCGGCTGCTGGGTTTTTTGACCGAGCCGGACCGGGTTTATACATTTGTGCGGCATCCGGTGCTGGGTTCCTGCATGTCCTTCACCCTGTCGAAGCAGGCGGTGCGCGCGGCGGATGCGGTGGTGGCCGCCGCCGGGCTGGTGTGTGTGCGGGTGGAGCCCGCGGTGGCGGGCGTGCTGGATTTGCTGGCGTCGCGCTCGAAGGATTTTGTGACCCGGGGCCCCGTGTTGCTGGCCTCGGATGATTATGTTTATCTGCTGGCGCCGGAAAACGAGGATTGGGTGACCCCCGTCCAGGGCCGTTCGGAGGAGGATGTCCTCGATTTTGCGGGCGCCCTGCTGTCCCGACTGCCCGTCAAGTCCGGGTGGCTTGGCCTGATGAACACCGGCATGCGGGATTTGGCGGGTTTTATCAAAACGGAATTCCCCGGTTTTGAAGTGGAGGATTTTTCCAAAACCTCGATGCGCGACGTGACGCGGGTTGATGGATTGCAGGATGCCGTTTCTCCGGCGCGGATTTCGGTATTGGATTTCGAGGCGCTGGCCTTTGATCGCGGGCTGGCGTATGACGCGCGCCCGGAGTTTTCCGCGGCGCGGGAATATTTGCCGGGCAAATACCGCCTGGCGGTGCTCGGGTTCGCGGCCGGATTTCTATTGCTGTTCGCCTTGCTGGTGTTGACGACGCGAACGTTTTCTTCCGTGGCGTCGGCCCAGGCGGAACTGGCGTCCCGGATTGCTCGTGCCGCCCAGGTGCGCGGGGTGCTGGACACGGCCGCGCGCCGGGTGCAGGCGGCCGGGGTGGTGTCGGGCTTGCTGGACGCCTGGGTCGGGGAAAATTCCCCCATGCAATGGTTTTTGCAGGATTTGGCTTCGACGTTTGACGCCAAGGCGCGGCCGGGCCTGGTGATGACGGAGCTGTCGGTTTCACGGCTGAAAGCCCGCCAGTATAAAGTGGAATTTTCCCTGTACGGCCCCCCGGAGCAGTTGAGCGCGCAGTATCAGGAGTCCGTGCGCGGCTTGGTGGGGCTGGGGTATCAGGAGTTCGTGACGGACCAGAAGTTCGTGCCCGGAGGATTGAGGATTTCCTGTATTTTCGGGTATCCGGATTGGGCCGTGCCGGAAGGCACGAAGGGTGTTTTAGCTCCGATGCCCGCGGCGGCTCCGGCGGTTTTGGAAAAATAAACGCGCGGATAATTTATTTATGAAAACCTACGGATTTGGATTTGTGATGCTAGGTTTCATTCTGGTCGCGGAGGCTTTGTTTGGGCTGCTGCTGTCGTCCCGGGTGTCGGCGTTGCGCGCCCAGGATGCGGAATTGCAGGCGGAATACGAGACCGGCGTGGCGAAGTATCAAAAGGATTACGCGGCGCATGCCGCGTCGTGGAAGGCTTACGGGCGTTCCTCCAAGTTTATGAAAGTCTGGGCGGATCACGCCCAGTTTCCGGTCGGCAACGTGGTGTCGGATCGTTTGCTGGAGCTGGCCCGCGAGGTGTCGGAAGGCTCTCCGGTCAGCTTGTATTGCGAGGTGCAGCGGAGCACGGAGCTGCCTGCTTATATGTTTGGCCGGCACAAGCTGCGGGCCCGGTCGTATGCCATTCAATGCACGGGTTCCTATGGGCAGACCAGTCGGTGGCTGGGCCGGGTGGAGGCGGAGGCCCTGTTGTGGCGGGTGGAGTCTGTGGTTTTCAAGATGTCCGCGAAGCGGGTGGTGGCGGTGGTTACGCTGCATATTCCTGAGGTTAAATTGACGCCGGATGCCGCCCTGACGGCAAAGGAGGAGTTATGAACCGTGTTTTTAAAGGAGCCGCGTTGCTGGCGGCTGCAATGGGATTTTGCTTCGGCCAAAAGGCGCCTGTGGGCGTGTTATCCGCAGCCCGGGCGTCGGCGGGCGAGCCGTCGGCGAATGTCGCGTCCGGCAAGTCCCCGGCTGCCGAGGTTTTTGGCATGGAGAATCCTTCCGGGTTGCTGGGGTTGAGAACGCCAGCTCTTGTCGAGTCGGAATTGCCTTTCAGCCAGTGGGTCAAGCCTGCGTCCGCGTCCAAGCCCCCGGTGGCCCAAGTTGTGCCGGGGCGTGTGTCCGCGTTGGCGCAACCGCGGGAGAACCCGTTCGAGGTTGCGCGCCGGGAGGCGCTGTCCATGCTTGATTTATCGTCCGTGTCGGCGGTGGTTTTTGGGACGCGGCCTTTGATTTATTGGAAGGGCGAGGTTTTCGGAGAAGGAGATTATATCGTTTTCCCAAAAAATGCCGCGAAGGGTGGGGGACAGTCCAAATCGTCCGGGGTCGCGGGTAAATCCGTGGAAAAAAGGCTGTCCATGCCGTCGGAGGAGGCCGGGCCGGAAAGGCCGGAGCGTCCAAAGGTGCTGTTGAAGCGGATTACCCGCGATGGTCTGGTGTTTGATGTCGCGGGCGAGGAAATCATCCGGGAGTGGCCGGAGGGGCTGGCGGAGTTGTTTCCCGTGGCGTTGCCGCCGTCAGCGCCTGTCGTCCGGGAGGAGTGAGTTTTATGAAATTTATCATCATGAAAAATGCATCGAATTGGCTGGCGGCAATGACCCTATGCGCGGGATTTCTGGCCGGCGGCGTTCCGTCGCGGGCCGCAGCCCCGGTTTCGGGCCCGGCCCGGGAATCCGTGGAGGTGGTGCTGCCCGCGCCGCTGGCGGATGTGGTGTTCCGGGCTGCGCGTCCAACAGCCCCCGGGGCGGACGGTTATTTTGAATTGTTCGGCGACCGGGCGGTTTATCTGACGGCGGGCAGCCAGGTGGAAATTCCCTTGGGGAGCCGGCGGGTGAAGGTGGACAAGGGGCATGTGGATTATGGGGAGAACGCCGCCGGGCGTTTGGAATTCCGGTATTATGGCCCGGGGGCAAAATTGATTTTGTCGGTCGAGGGCCGGGTTTTTGAGATTGACCGGAACGGTTTGTTGACGGCTGAGCGCGATGCGCGCGGCCAGTGGCAGTTTTCCGGCCGGGACACGCGGGGAGACGCGTCCCCGGTTTCGGAGGTGCGCGTGCTGGGCGCCCCGTCCGGTTTGCCCGCGCCGGACTCCGGGTTTTCAGGTGGCGCGCCGGGAGGGGGCGGACTGGCGGGCGATGCGTTTGGTCTGGCGGCGGCGGTCGCGCCCTCGCGTTCATCGTCTGAGCCGGCGATTTCCGCATCGGATGATTCTGGTGGCGCGCCGGTTTCGGCGGAGGAATTGAAACGCCGGTTGCGGATGCTGCCGGCGGAGGATTTTATTCTGGCATCCATGTCGATGCAGGATGCTTTTGTATTTTTGGCCCGGAAGGCGGGCATATCGTTTTTATATACAGAGTCGTCCGGCAAGCCGGGCGGCGGCCCCGATGCGCCGGCGCCGGTTTTGTCATCCGGCCTGATGACGGCGCGGGCGAGGGAAAATCCGTTCCGGCTGCTTGAATTGCTTGCTTTTGAACAGGGCTGCGTGGTGGCGCCCGTCGGCGTGACCGCGCAGCATCCGAACGGCATCTGGGTTTTGCGCTCGATGGAGAAGGAGGGATTGATTGCGCGGACGTATCGGCTCAAATACGCGTATGGCTCCGGGGCGCCCGGCGGTTCCGGCGGGGATGTCGCGGCGGCGGGTGCGTCCGGCGGCCCGCGCTCCGGCTCGGTACTGGTGCCGGCCACGTCGCGGCAGTTTCAGTCCGACGGTTCGAAATTGCAGCAGGAGCTGTCCAGTTTATTGGATTTGACCGAGCGGGGCCTGGTGGTTCCGGGGGATACGGATTATGCGGCCGATGACCGGGAATTGGACCGCGAGCTGGGTCGTCTGGGGGTGCCGCTGGTCGGGCGGACGGGCAAACAGGAGGGGCCCAAGTCGCGGGTGTTGTATTCGGATGCGCTGGGCACGCTGTTTGTCGCGGCCACGCGCCAGCAGCATGAATGGGTGCGCGGGTATTTGCGCGCGATGGACCGTCCGTCCCGGAATATTATTGTGGAGGTCAAGTTTGTCGAAACGACCAAGTCGCCCTCGTTGTCCTATGGCATCAAGTGGCCCCAACAGGTGGGGGTCGGATTTGCCGGCCGCAATGCGATGTCGTCGGCCCAGACATCTCCGCAGGGCTCGCTGAACGGGTCTTCCGCCACGGGGGGCTCTTCCCTTTATGTGCCCGGCACGAATGTTCCCGGTTATGGGCAAAGCGGCGTGGGGATTCCGATACCGGGGGGATTTCCCCTGGTCGGGCTGTTGCAGGCCGCGGATTTGAATCTGGTTCTGTCGGCCTTGAAGGAAGACGCGCAGGGCTCGAATATCAGTTATTATTATATGCTGGTGAGCGAGAATCAGGAGATGATCTTGAAGAACACCAGCCAGGTGCCGATTCTGGCCGGCTCCGCATCGGTGTCTTCGTCCACGGGCAACGGAACGGTTTCGCAAAATGTCGAGTACCGGGACGTGGGCCTGACCCTGAATGTCAAACCCCGGATTATTGGAAAAAAGGATATTCATCTGGATTTGTCCTTCGAATTATCGAAAATCAACGGCTATGAAATGATCAACACGTCGCGTTACCCGATTCCGGGTGTGCGCAGTTATCAGGCGCCGGTGACGTTGGCCTCGGGGGCGAGCATCGCCATCGGCGGGCTGGATGAACTGGGCCGGAACACCGAAAACAGCAAGGTGCCGGTTCTGGGGGACATTCCCCTGCTGGGCCGGCTGTTTCGCAGCAAGTCGGTGCGCAAGCCCCAGACTCACATGCTGGTGTTCGTGACCGCGACGGTGCAGGACGATTACCAGCAGGGGGTCGATCAATCCCGCCGCGGCGTGTTTCTCGGGGACTGGCAGGGGTATTACGGCGGCGCGGAAACCTTGGAGGATTTGAAGGCCCGGGTTTCCGGATTGTATTCTTTCATGACCAATATTGAGCAGTCGTTGCACGATGGCAATTTGACCCGGGCGGACGCGGCCGATGTGAATGCGCTGGTTTCCGATCTGGCGCTGATTTTGGAGGATTACGACCGGATCGCGCTGGCCCAGGCGGGCGAAGGGCGTCCCGTGGAGGACGGGGGCTGGCGGTCGCAATTGCTGGACTGGCGGCGTCGCGCGCAAGCGGTCGCCTCGCGGTTGTGACGCGGCCCCGGTTCTGATCCGGTGATGTTTTTGGGGACTGCCAGCATGAGCCAGCCCGAACATGGAGCGGCCGGGGAACCGGGCGCAGGGGAATCCGATTGGGACGCCTCGTTTTTGTCGGATGCGTGGGGCCGCGGTTTGTGGCCGTGTGTTCCGCGCGCCTCCGAGCCGTCGTTTCAGGCGGTTTCATTGTGGCGCGCCTGGGCGGAGACCCGTGGTTTGGGACCGGAGTCACTGGAATGTTCCCCGTGGATACCGGTTGGCCAGGCCGGCCCCTTGCCGGTGCTGGGGCATTGGGACGCGTGCAAGCCCTTGGAAGCGGATGCGGTGCTGCCGGGATGGATTTCGGGCCGGTGCCTGGTGAGGCGCCCTTATTATGATGCCACGCTGGCTGCCTTGCGCCGGGCGATGGCGTCCGGCGTGTCCCCCGATTTGCAGGCGCCCTCGCAGCCGCCGGCCGGCGCGCGGCCCGTGTTTGGGCGCGAAGAGGAGGCGCGGGATTATCTGGCGCGATCGGTCTGGCGGAGTGCCGCCGACGCGCTGTTGCTGCAAAATTTGCGGGGCGGCGCGGGCTGGCCGCCCGGCTGGGAGACGGCGTGGCGTCATGTGTTCGCGGGCGGGCCGTTGATGGATGTCACGGAGGCGCGCGTGTCCTCCGATTTGGCGGAGGTGGTGCCGCCCCAACTGGCGTCCGGGTATCGCGCGGTGTGTTTTTATCGCACCGATGATGCGTATTACATCGCCATGCCGGAGCCCGGGGACTTTTTATTTCAGGATCAGTTGCTGGCCTTGACGGGCACGGCGTCGCGCCGGCAGTTGCGCTGCGTGCGGGCGTGCGGAGACCAGGTTTTGGAGGCGGCGGGCGGCACGCGCAAACGGTCGGCCTCCCAGGAGGCCCATGCGGCCGGCGTGGATGACATGGTGGTGGCGACCGTGCTGAATTCCGAGCGGTTGCGCCAGGTCAATCCCGGGCGGCTGGACATGGAGCCGAAGTTGTTTTTGGACTGGTGCCTGTACCAAGGCTGGTTGCACAAGGCGGCGGACCTTCATTTTGAGGGGATTCCCGGCATGGGGCGGGTGCGCATGCGCGTGGACGGGAACATGCGCGTGCTGGCCCGGGCGCCGCTGCCCCTGATGACCGGGGTGGTGGCGCTGGGCCGGGACTGGGCCGGGCCCGGGTGTTCGGGCGACGCGTGGGTGCCGGGCGATGGGCGGTTTTCGTTCCGGCTGGATCAAACGGTTTACGATGTGCGCGCGGCCACCATGATGATGGGGTCCGGGGAGTATCCTTTTCCAAAGCTGGAATTACGTTTGCTCAGCAAGGAAATCCGGCCGCTGGAGTCGATGGGATTCGAGGACTCGGTGCTGAAAATGCTCCGGCGCATGTCGCGCATGCCGCAGGGCATGCTGGTGTTCACCGGGCCGACCAATTCGGGCAAGACTTCGACCTTGTATTCGTTGCTCAAGGAAATCAACCGGCCGGACATCAATATTCAGACGGTGGAGGATCCGATTGAGATTTCGATGTCGGGGGTCAACCAGGCGGCGGTGAACGAAAAGCATGGCGTGACGTGGGCGAAGCTGCTGCGCGCCGCGTTGCGGCAGGACCCGGACGTGCTGCTGGCCGGCGAGATTCGCGACGCGGAGACGGCCGGCATCGCGGTGCAGGGCGCGCAAACCGGGCATTTGGTGTTCACGACATTGCATACGAATTCCGCCTGCGCTGCGGTGGAGCGCCTGACGGGCATGGGAGTGGAGCCTTTTTTGCTCGGCTCGGTGCTGCTGGGGATTTCCGGCCAGCGACTGGTGAACCGGCTTTGCCCGCGGTGCCGCCGGCCCGTGAAGGTGACGGACGTCCATCGCGATGTGTTTGGGCGGGCCGGCTGCGCGGATTTTTTGGGCGATGTATTATACGAGCCCCGGGGTTGCGAGCATTGCGGGCATACGGGTTATGCGGGGCTCTCTTTGATTATGGAATTGTTTCCGGTCAACGACGAGGTATCGCGCCTGGTCATGCAAAAGGTTCCGTCGCCGGATTTGGAGGCGTATTTTAGGCAAAAAGGCTGCCGGACGATGTTTCAGGATTCGTTGCGGCAGGCGGCCGCGGGGGTGGTGTCGCTGGAGCATTCGCGGTTGTATGACCGGAACTGGATGTTTGCCGCATGAGCCGCGCGCCTCCGGGAATTCTTCTAAAAAACCATAATGAGGGAATGAAAGACACGGAATCATGAAGTCGAAATTACAATGGGATTATTATGTCTTTGAATTGCGGTCGGGCCGGAAGTCCCGCCCGGTGGAGGTGTTCGCGCCCATGGGCCGGGAGGCGGCGCTGCTCGGGGTGGGGGCGCAGGAGGGCGAACTGGTGATGCCCAGGCCGCTGGGCGCGGCGGAGCGCGCGGTGCGCGCCACGCTGGCGCGCAAGCGGTTTCCCGCAAAACAGCTTTCCTTGTTGTTCGGGGAGATTTCCCGGTTTTTGAAGGTGGGCGCGCCGGTGCGCGGCGCGCTGGCGGTGTTTGCGCGCCAGTCGTCCTCCCCTTATATTCGCGGCGTTCTGGGCGCGATGGCTTTCCGTCTGGCGGGGGGCTCGACCTTGCTGGAGGCGATGCGGCTGTTTCCGGACGTGTTCGACACCGTGGCGTGCTCGGTGGTTTCTTCCGGAGAGGCCGGCGGCGGCGCCCGGTTGCGCGAGGGCTTTGTCTCCTTGATGGAATTGTTTGAGCGCAAATCCTCCGTGACGGGCAAGGTGATTGCGGCCAGCGTGTACCCGGCCGGGATTTTTTGCGCGCTGGTTTTGGGCCTGGTGGCCGGCGGCATGTTTTTATTGCCGAAAATGGCCGGGACTTTGAAAAATTATAATGTGGAGATGCCGCGAGCCAGCCAGTTTTTGATGGATGCGTGCGGGAAGCTGCGGGATTATCCCGCCCTGGCGGTTTTGGTCGTCGGGGCGGCCGCCGGCTTTTTTGCCTGTGTCCCCTTGGTGATCAAATCGCGTCCGGCGCAGTGGCTGGTTTTGCGGCTGCCCGGCAGCGGCCCGGTGTTTCGCAATATGATATTGAGCCGGGTGCTCAAGGTCTACGCGATGTTGTATGAATCGGGCGCGGCGGTGCAGCGCACCTTCGAAATCCTCGCGAATGTGGCCGGGCATTGGGAGTACCGGCGGTATTTTTTGCGGATCGGCGGGGATGCGGCCCGAGGCGTGCCGCTGCCCGCGGCATTTTTCCGGGCGCAGGATGACATTCCGAGGGACGGCATGCGGCTGGCCATGTATGTCAAGGTGGGCGAGGACACCGCCTCGCTGCCGTTTGTATTAAAACAACAGGCTCAATACATGGAGTCCGACCTGAAGCTTTTTTTGGAAATGATACCGCCGCTTTTGAGCGGCGTGCTTCTGGTGTCCCTGGCGCCGGGCGTGCTTTTTGCCGGCTACGTGCTGCTGATGCCGTATTTTGTCATGATGCAGAGCCTGGTTTCGCAAATCTCTTTGTGAGGATTTGAGGATTATGTTTTATAATCTGGCGGATTATACTCCGGGGTTGCTGGACGGGCTCAAGTCGTCGGGTGCGCTGCCCGTCGGGGTGGACTCGCGGATATTCTGCGACGCGGAGGCGGAATTTTCCTCCTTGCTGGAAACGGTGCCGTGGCTCGGGGCGTTGCATCGCGTGTCCATGGCTCTGGGGGCCGGGGGGAGCCTGCCGGCCAGTTTTGAGTTCTGGCCCTCCTTTGCGGAAACGGATGCCATTCTGGCCTGTGCGCTGCCGGGCGCAGGGGTAGGGGAGGCGGCGGTGCATGCCTGGTTTTCCGGGCATCCTCGGTTGCGGGATGTCGCGGCTTTGTCGTGGTTGCGGGGAGGGCTGGAGGATTTGTTGCTGCCGGAGGAGGCGGATGGCTCGCGTCTGGCACTCGGGCGATTGATGGTGCGGGAGCTTCCCTCTGTGGACCGCATCCTGTGGATGCGTTTGGAGGAGTCGTCCTTGCGGGCGGATTTATCTGCCGACGGGTGGGCTTTGTGCGTCGGCGAAATGTGCCTGCGGGTTCAGGACATGGACGCGCCGATGGTCTTGGAACCCGCGGCGCTGGCGTCCGGTCTCGGGCGCGCGCCGATGTCTTTATGGGAGGATGTGGTTCGCGGCCAATTGGCGCGCCGGGGCGCATCCGGGCGGCCTGCCGCGCGGCGGTTTTCCAGTATTCGCGCCATGGTGGAGCGTGATGCTTTCGGCTTCATGGCCGATTTGGGTGTGTGCAATTATGTGCTGCGCGGCCTTGGCTGCCAGCTTGTCCAGCCCGGCGAGACGGACTGGCTGGCCCGGTTGCATTCGGAATTGGGCGTGTCCACGCAGGCGGAAATCCGCCGGCAGGTTTCCCGGATGCTGGCGCGGGGGTGCGCGCGGGTTGTGGCCCGGCACGGATTTCTGGGCGGGTTTTTGAAATCCGATCAGCACCGGGACGCCGGGGTGCCGCGGGTTTATCTAAAAAGTTTTGCCCGGGCCTTTGCCTCGGAATTGTTTTTTTTGCAAAAGGAATCCCTGTTGGAACAAATGGGAAGTCTGGCGGGCGTCGGCGGGGTGTTTTATCAGGCCGTTACGGGCCGGTTGTGGCCGTTTTTCGCCCAGGAGCGTTTGTCTTTGACCCATGGCCTGGCATTGGCTCCGTCCCGGGATTCCCTGGCGCTCGGTTACGAGCGGGAAATCGCCGGTTCCGGCGTGTCGTTGCACGGGCCGAAACACGGGGTTGAGTTATCCATCGCGGGTACGGTCGCGGGTTTGGGCAACGGCGTGTGAGAGTTTGGGATTCGGTGGAGTGCCGATGGCGGACGAGCATCACGTTTGGGCAGCGTGATTTTTTGAGGATATTTCTGTTGTCGCGAAATTATATGTACGAGGTGGAGTCTCAGGGGTGATGCTTACCCCTCATCGGCTGGGCCATGGGTTCGACCCTCGAAACTGCGGTTCCCCTCGCCGTGCCACTCATGGCCCTGCGTCACCGAAAACCCGAACCCAGCCTCATCCACCACTCGGATCGCAGCTGCTAGTACACCAGCGAAACCTATCGACAGGTATTGGCCCACCACGGCCTGCAAGCCGCCTCCATGAGCCGCAAGGGTAACTGCTACGACTACTGAGCGAAGCGACAGTCTGACATCCCATGATGGAGTCGTTTTGAATCAGCCTCAACAACGAACCCATCCACCGAGCCCATTTTGCCACACGAATGCAGGCCCGCACCACGATCTTCGATTTTTTACAATCTCATCCGCCGTCACTCCTCCTTGGGCTACAAAAACCCGCTCGACTACGAATCTTCCATCAATTAACACTCATCCATCAACCAACCCGCTATCCGTTTTTCGGAGCAAGCTCAGATGTCTTCAATCAACGTGAATTTTATGATTCCTAAAATCATATCTTTTCCTGCGAACGCAGCATAACTAAGGATTATGCGTGGTCTAGCCGAGGCAACCGGTCAGCAAGCGGCAATATCCCGCGCGTCCGACTGGCAAAAAAACCCGCACAAAGGGTGCTTGGTTATCACCGGACCCGGCGGAAGCGGAGTGTCATGGACGCTCAGCCAGATTTGCATGGATTGGGAGAAGAACGGTGGCGTGGCTCTCAAAGCCACCGGCATTGCGATCACGCCACCTCGCACATTGCTGCCGTGGCTGACCATGCGGTCACCCGCGCATGACAACGTCGCCCGTTGGGAGACCATGAAAGGCGGAGCGGCCGAAGCCTCCAAGGCGATTCCTGTCGTGGGAGACGCAGCGAGTTTCCTCGTCAACGAATTGCTGAATCACCGGCGGAAGAAGCTCGAACGGGAAATGAAGGTGCTCGATGAGAAAGAGCAGGACCTCCTGTTCGTGATCGAGAGCGCGGCCAAAGGAAAGCGGCTCATGATAGCGGTCGATCAGCTTGCCTGTTGGGATGACGAATCGTG
This genomic stretch from Termitidicoccus mucosus harbors:
- a CDS encoding type II secretion system protein GspD, with translation MFGDRAVYLTAGSQVEIPLGSRRVKVDKGHVDYGENAAGRLEFRYYGPGAKLILSVEGRVFEIDRNGLLTAERDARGQWQFSGRDTRGDASPVSEVRVLGAPSGLPAPDSGFSGGAPGGGGLAGDAFGLAAAVAPSRSSSEPAISASDDSGGAPVSAEELKRRLRMLPAEDFILASMSMQDAFVFLARKAGISFLYTESSGKPGGGPDAPAPVLSSGLMTARARENPFRLLELLAFEQGCVVAPVGVTAQHPNGIWVLRSMEKEGLIARTYRLKYAYGSGAPGGSGGDVAAAGASGGPRSGSVLVPATSRQFQSDGSKLQQELSSLLDLTERGLVVPGDTDYAADDRELDRELGRLGVPLVGRTGKQEGPKSRVLYSDALGTLFVAATRQQHEWVRGYLRAMDRPSRNIIVEVKFVETTKSPSLSYGIKWPQQVGVGFAGRNAMSSAQTSPQGSLNGSSATGGSSLYVPGTNVPGYGQSGVGIPIPGGFPLVGLLQAADLNLVLSALKEDAQGSNISYYYMLVSENQEMILKNTSQVPILAGSASVSSSTGNGTVSQNVEYRDVGLTLNVKPRIIGKKDIHLDLSFELSKINGYEMINTSRYPIPGVRSYQAPVTLASGASIAIGGLDELGRNTENSKVPVLGDIPLLGRLFRSKSVRKPQTHMLVFVTATVQDDYQQGVDQSRRGVFLGDWQGYYGGAETLEDLKARVSGLYSFMTNIEQSLHDGNLTRADAADVNALVSDLALILEDYDRIALAQAGEGRPVEDGGWRSQLLDWRRRAQAVASRL
- a CDS encoding GspE/PulE family protein, producing MFAGGPLMDVTEARVSSDLAEVVPPQLASGYRAVCFYRTDDAYYIAMPEPGDFLFQDQLLALTGTASRRQLRCVRACGDQVLEAAGGTRKRSASQEAHAAGVDDMVVATVLNSERLRQVNPGRLDMEPKLFLDWCLYQGWLHKAADLHFEGIPGMGRVRMRVDGNMRVLARAPLPLMTGVVALGRDWAGPGCSGDAWVPGDGRFSFRLDQTVYDVRAATMMMGSGEYPFPKLELRLLSKEIRPLESMGFEDSVLKMLRRMSRMPQGMLVFTGPTNSGKTSTLYSLLKEINRPDINIQTVEDPIEISMSGVNQAAVNEKHGVTWAKLLRAALRQDPDVLLAGEIRDAETAGIAVQGAQTGHLVFTTLHTNSACAAVERLTGMGVEPFLLGSVLLGISGQRLVNRLCPRCRRPVKVTDVHRDVFGRAGCADFLGDVLYEPRGCEHCGHTGYAGLSLIMELFPVNDEVSRLVMQKVPSPDLEAYFRQKGCRTMFQDSLRQAAAGVVSLEHSRLYDRNWMFAA
- a CDS encoding type II secretion system F family protein — translated: MKSKLQWDYYVFELRSGRKSRPVEVFAPMGREAALLGVGAQEGELVMPRPLGAAERAVRATLARKRFPAKQLSLLFGEISRFLKVGAPVRGALAVFARQSSSPYIRGVLGAMAFRLAGGSTLLEAMRLFPDVFDTVACSVVSSGEAGGGARLREGFVSLMELFERKSSVTGKVIAASVYPAGIFCALVLGLVAGGMFLLPKMAGTLKNYNVEMPRASQFLMDACGKLRDYPALAVLVVGAAAGFFACVPLVIKSRPAQWLVLRLPGSGPVFRNMILSRVLKVYAMLYESGAAVQRTFEILANVAGHWEYRRYFLRIGGDAARGVPLPAAFFRAQDDIPRDGMRLAMYVKVGEDTASLPFVLKQQAQYMESDLKLFLEMIPPLLSGVLLVSLAPGVLFAGYVLLMPYFVMMQSLVSQISL